The Shewanella sp. MTB7 genome includes a window with the following:
- a CDS encoding SMP-30/gluconolactonase/LRE family protein, giving the protein MQPGGNNNNVKATFLYSVPVANTLGEGVLWDDLSQKVWWTDIEECVLYAFEPQQQTLEQWQMPERLCSFALTEKEGLILGAFASGFALFCLHNNQLKWIARPELTLSGNRLNDGRVDAAGRFWCGSMVETDEARPNSGSLYCISKGICDCREQGFQIFNGLSWSPDNRWLYCADSDRNVIYRHAFDHNTGQIGIAEVLATTPKQIHPDGSIMDSEGGLWNAQWGGSRVVRYDTAGEIQFVLNLPVTQPSCVAFGGEAMDLLFITSANLGLNQQQLAQQPTAGALLVYQIHGKQGLPTPRYRL; this is encoded by the coding sequence ATGCAACCTGGTGGTAACAACAATAATGTGAAAGCGACCTTTCTGTATTCAGTTCCGGTCGCTAACACGCTTGGTGAGGGAGTTCTTTGGGATGACCTCTCTCAAAAAGTCTGGTGGACAGACATAGAAGAATGTGTGCTGTACGCATTTGAACCCCAGCAGCAGACACTCGAACAATGGCAGATGCCAGAGCGTTTGTGTAGCTTTGCATTAACCGAAAAAGAGGGGCTAATCTTAGGGGCATTTGCCTCTGGATTCGCCCTTTTTTGTTTGCATAATAACCAACTGAAGTGGATTGCCAGACCAGAACTCACTTTGTCAGGCAATCGCCTCAATGATGGTCGAGTTGATGCGGCTGGGCGTTTCTGGTGTGGCAGTATGGTCGAAACAGATGAAGCACGCCCGAACAGTGGCAGTTTGTACTGTATCAGCAAGGGGATTTGTGATTGTCGCGAACAAGGCTTCCAGATTTTTAATGGCCTTAGTTGGAGTCCTGATAATCGTTGGCTTTACTGCGCTGATTCTGATCGCAATGTAATTTATCGTCACGCTTTTGATCATAATACCGGCCAGATTGGTATTGCAGAGGTGCTTGCCACTACACCAAAACAGATCCATCCCGATGGATCTATTATGGATAGCGAGGGGGGGTTATGGAATGCCCAGTGGGGAGGTAGCAGAGTTGTTCGTTATGATACAGCTGGAGAGATTCAATTTGTACTCAATCTCCCCGTGACTCAGCCCAGTTGCGTGGCATTTGGCGGTGAGGCAATGGATCTTTTGTTTATTACCAGTGCTAACCTTGGTCTAAACCAGCAACAGTTAGCTCAGCAGCCAACGGCAGGAGCCCTACTGGTTTATCAAATCCACGGTAAGCAAGGCTTGCCAACCCCGCGCTATCGACTCTAA
- a CDS encoding aldose 1-epimerase, translating to MSELIHISNDTLRLVVSPKLGGSILSFEALISGNWQPFLRNSGNVEHVLNTASFPMVPFCNRIRNGLFHWQDQAVQLSANHPPEPHAIHGFGWQQPWVTEHVSLNQILLSHNEEGQRWPFCYLARQLFTLSRRSVRVEMTVTNHSQQLMPAGLGFHPYFPLTPDVRFITHCSEKWLVDNDAMPTSRVPAPDTMASLIGFPLANSNLDNLFEGFDGHTKIIWPGSGSQLDIRASNNCRFLQIFTPDNEDYFCVEPQSMCVDGFNRHQQGDTSTGVTLLAPGETLKIWMELFPTKLETPT from the coding sequence ATGAGTGAGCTTATCCATATTTCCAACGACACTTTACGTCTGGTGGTATCACCAAAGTTAGGGGGGAGCATACTCAGCTTTGAAGCCTTGATAAGTGGCAATTGGCAACCATTTTTACGCAATTCAGGCAACGTAGAACATGTGTTGAATACAGCGAGTTTTCCTATGGTGCCTTTTTGTAATCGTATCCGAAATGGCCTATTTCATTGGCAAGACCAAGCTGTGCAGTTAAGTGCCAATCATCCTCCAGAACCCCATGCTATCCATGGCTTTGGTTGGCAGCAGCCTTGGGTGACAGAACATGTCTCACTCAATCAAATTCTACTTAGCCATAACGAAGAGGGGCAGAGATGGCCTTTTTGCTATTTGGCCCGTCAGCTCTTTACGCTCAGTCGCCGTAGCGTACGTGTCGAAATGACAGTGACCAATCATAGTCAGCAACTGATGCCAGCAGGACTTGGGTTCCATCCCTACTTTCCATTAACACCCGACGTACGCTTTATCACTCATTGCAGCGAAAAGTGGCTGGTTGATAATGATGCCATGCCGACCTCACGGGTTCCCGCACCGGACACCATGGCGAGTCTAATAGGCTTTCCTCTAGCTAACTCAAATTTGGACAATCTATTTGAAGGCTTTGATGGTCACACAAAAATAATCTGGCCTGGATCTGGAAGTCAGTTGGATATACGAGCATCCAATAATTGCCGCTTTCTGCAAATTTTTACTCCTGATAATGAAGATTACTTCTGTGTCGAACCACAGAGTATGTGTGTTGATGGCTTTAATCGACACCAACAAGGCGACACCAGTACTGGCGTCACCTTGTTGGCACCAGGAGAGACGCTGAAGATCTGGATGGAGCTATTTCCTACAAAGCTGGAGACGCCAACCTAA
- the galE gene encoding UDP-glucose 4-epimerase GalE, with translation MKVLVTGGMGYIGSHTCLALVNAGFEPIIYDNLSNSSTGVLQQLCRISNCKQAFVEGDIRDTHLLQQVMTQHACEAVIHFAALKAVGESTEYPLRYYDNNVAGSLSLLNAMEECGVRNIVFSSSATVYGDPDHIPINESHPIRATNPYGWTKVMVEQMLKDTCAAQPQWQAISLRYFNPVGAHESGLLGENPLGIPNNLMPFIAQVAVGKRAKLQVFGNDYPTTDGTGIRDYIHVMDLAEGHVRALQAKMGQTGFFAYNLGTGQGYSVLEIVNSFAEASGQSIPYEVSPRRNGDIPCSYADPALAQQALKWRASRSLQQMTADVWRWQSNYPSGI, from the coding sequence GTGAAAGTTTTGGTTACCGGAGGAATGGGCTATATCGGCAGCCACACGTGTTTGGCGCTGGTGAATGCCGGGTTCGAACCGATTATTTATGACAATTTATCTAATTCGAGCACTGGGGTATTGCAACAGCTTTGCCGCATCAGTAATTGTAAGCAGGCATTTGTTGAAGGTGACATACGAGATACGCATTTATTACAGCAAGTAATGACACAGCACGCTTGTGAAGCTGTGATTCATTTTGCAGCGTTGAAAGCGGTCGGAGAGTCAACAGAGTATCCACTACGCTATTACGACAATAACGTCGCTGGGAGCCTGTCACTATTAAACGCCATGGAAGAGTGCGGGGTTCGCAATATTGTGTTCAGTTCATCGGCGACAGTGTATGGCGATCCTGATCACATTCCAATTAATGAATCTCACCCAATTCGAGCAACGAATCCTTACGGCTGGACCAAGGTGATGGTAGAGCAAATGCTAAAGGATACCTGCGCAGCTCAACCTCAATGGCAGGCTATCTCATTGCGCTATTTCAATCCAGTTGGTGCCCATGAGTCAGGCTTACTCGGTGAAAATCCATTGGGTATCCCTAATAATTTAATGCCCTTTATTGCCCAAGTCGCCGTTGGTAAACGCGCTAAGTTACAAGTGTTTGGTAACGATTACCCCACTACAGATGGCACTGGCATCAGAGACTACATTCATGTGATGGACTTAGCTGAAGGCCATGTTCGGGCATTACAAGCAAAGATGGGACAAACCGGTTTTTTTGCTTACAACTTGGGTACTGGCCAAGGCTATTCGGTCTTAGAGATAGTGAACAGTTTTGCCGAAGCAAGCGGTCAGTCTATCCCCTATGAAGTGTCTCCTCGCCGCAATGGTGATATTCCCTGCTCTTACGCCGATCCCGCATTAGCACAACAGGCGCTTAAATGGCGAGCAAGTCGTAGCTTGCAACAGATGACAGCCGATGTGTGGCGCTGGCAATCCAACTACCCAAGCGGAATATAG
- a CDS encoding UDP-glucose--hexose-1-phosphate uridylyltransferase translates to MNADELPHRRYNPLIDEWVLVSPHRNNRPWKGAVEASSTENIPSFDDTCPLCPGNERANGEVNIDYPNTLVFSNDFGAIMPVSAKIAELNQQSMLTRSEMVTGECRVICFSPDHSKTLAQMNVTEIRHVVDTWKQNYIELSAQYNCVHIFENKGAVMGCSQPHPHGQIWAHQHRSSEIEKANTSQETYFHQKKSALLDDYVQMEIKDRSRIVAENANWLVVVPYWAKWPFETLLLTKHSLVDMGQLNDNQSETLAQILSELTIRYDNLFRCRFPYSMGWHCAPKDLQSNAHWRLHAHFYPPLLRSATVKKFMVGYEMLAESQRDLTAEKAAQLLRDISTVHYSLETQP, encoded by the coding sequence ATGAATGCCGATGAATTACCCCATAGACGATATAACCCATTAATAGATGAGTGGGTTCTGGTTTCTCCACACAGAAACAACCGCCCTTGGAAGGGAGCAGTAGAAGCAAGTTCAACGGAGAATATCCCCTCTTTTGATGACACTTGCCCTCTTTGTCCCGGCAATGAACGAGCAAATGGTGAAGTAAACATTGATTATCCGAACACCTTGGTATTTTCCAACGATTTTGGTGCCATCATGCCCGTCTCAGCAAAGATTGCCGAATTAAACCAGCAGTCTATGTTAACGCGATCAGAAATGGTCACGGGAGAGTGCCGAGTGATCTGTTTTTCGCCAGATCACAGTAAAACCTTGGCACAAATGAATGTCACAGAAATCCGCCACGTAGTGGACACCTGGAAGCAAAATTATATTGAATTATCTGCACAGTATAACTGTGTGCATATTTTTGAAAACAAAGGTGCGGTAATGGGCTGCTCCCAACCTCATCCCCACGGGCAGATCTGGGCTCATCAACATAGGTCATCTGAAATTGAGAAAGCCAATACAAGCCAAGAAACGTACTTCCACCAGAAAAAGAGCGCGTTGTTGGACGATTATGTGCAGATGGAGATCAAAGACAGAAGCCGAATTGTCGCCGAAAATGCCAATTGGTTAGTGGTTGTGCCTTATTGGGCTAAATGGCCTTTCGAAACCTTGTTGCTCACCAAGCATTCATTGGTTGATATGGGGCAATTAAATGACAATCAAAGCGAAACTCTAGCCCAAATATTGTCAGAACTAACCATACGCTATGACAATTTATTCCGTTGCCGTTTTCCCTACTCCATGGGCTGGCATTGCGCCCCCAAGGATCTACAGAGTAACGCCCACTGGCGCTTACATGCCCATTTTTACCCGCCCTTGTTACGTTCAGCTACGGTGAAAAAATTCATGGTGGGCTATGAGATGTTGGCAGAAAGTCAACGTGATTTGACCGCAGAAAAAGCGGCACAGTTACTGAGAGATATCAGTACTGTACATTATTCTTTGGAGACTCAGCCGTGA
- the galK gene encoding galactokinase: protein MNIDKLFDQFETLFSKSAEGLSSAPGRVNLIGEFTDYNDGYVLPCALQFRTYVAYRRRDDNLVMAYSTNYTGECEAFELDTPITYGISHWGNYIRAIAYVYQQSNHQFGGLDILISSNVPQGAGLSSSAALEVSLGGALNQAFDLKLSSEQIALLGQRAENDFMNCQCGIMDQLVSAKASHNQALLIDCMSLSIQNYPIPADLALVVINSNFPRKLVESEYNQRRTDCMNAAAKMGVPTLRQATLDNLESARNNMSCNEFKRARHVISENRRVLQAAKALQQNDLEKLSELMRESHRSLREDFEVTVPATDGLVEICHNTLGKDCATRMTGGGFGGAVICICHHDNVPKIVDAISSQYLKQFGLEETIYVASAAEGLVTALFEDSQVLVEQ, encoded by the coding sequence GTGAATATTGACAAACTGTTCGATCAATTTGAAACATTATTTTCCAAATCTGCGGAAGGTTTAAGTAGCGCGCCCGGCCGGGTTAATTTGATTGGTGAGTTTACCGATTACAACGATGGCTATGTATTACCCTGCGCGTTGCAATTTAGGACTTATGTTGCTTATCGACGTCGCGATGACAATTTGGTAATGGCTTACTCCACCAATTACACAGGAGAGTGTGAAGCTTTTGAACTGGACACCCCTATTACCTATGGCATCAGCCATTGGGGCAACTATATTCGCGCTATCGCATACGTGTATCAGCAAAGTAACCATCAATTCGGTGGTTTAGATATTCTTATTAGTTCTAATGTTCCCCAAGGCGCAGGTTTATCCTCCTCTGCAGCGCTAGAAGTGTCGCTGGGGGGAGCATTAAATCAGGCATTTGATCTGAAATTGAGTTCCGAGCAGATCGCCTTGCTAGGTCAGCGGGCAGAAAATGATTTTATGAATTGTCAATGCGGAATAATGGATCAACTGGTCTCAGCTAAGGCAAGTCATAATCAAGCCCTGTTGATAGACTGCATGAGTTTATCAATTCAAAATTACCCTATCCCGGCAGATCTCGCACTCGTGGTGATTAATTCGAATTTTCCCCGTAAGTTGGTGGAAAGTGAATATAACCAACGTCGCACTGATTGCATGAATGCCGCGGCTAAAATGGGAGTTCCCACCCTACGTCAGGCGACGCTTGATAACTTGGAGTCAGCTCGAAATAACATGAGCTGTAACGAATTCAAACGTGCAAGGCACGTTATCAGTGAAAATCGGAGAGTATTGCAGGCAGCTAAGGCATTACAGCAAAATGATCTAGAAAAGCTCAGTGAATTGATGAGAGAGTCTCATCGTTCATTGCGAGAAGATTTTGAGGTTACTGTTCCAGCGACCGATGGCTTAGTTGAGATTTGCCATAATACTTTAGGTAAAGATTGCGCAACTAGGATGACTGGTGGAGGCTTTGGTGGCGCTGTAATATGTATATGTCACCATGACAATGTACCCAAAATTGTTGATGCAATTTCCAGTCAATACCTTAAGCAATTTGGTTTGGAGGAGACCATTTATGTGGCCAGTGCTGCTGAAGGATTAGTGACGGCCTTGTTCGAAGATAGCCAAGTCCTAGTAGAACAGTAA
- a CDS encoding arylsulfatase, giving the protein MMKLSRINLSITLLLGLVTVGCVQTKQKEQHSQVKEQGRQPNVIYFLADDLGLGDLGSYGQQHIHTPNIDRLASEGMQFTRHYSGSAVCAPSRASLMTGKDMGHTKVRGNYQQKNVPDTAEYQGQYPLPQGAMTLAHLFQQAGYRTGAFGKWGLGSLQSSGAPAAMGFDQFYGYLDQRQAHNYFPRFLWQNHQQDWLNNPMINVHPKAGKDSNDHKEYMGKNYAPYNIVAKAKAFIRQNQSEPFFLYVPFVVPHAAIQIPDAELEAYAFNETPHVINNARAYTPHPKPRAARAAMISRMDRDVGDMMALLKELGLDDNTLVFFSSDNGATTAGGSDIDFFSSTAGLRGEKGTLYEGGIRAPLIARWPNKIKPGSENNQLSAFWDMLPTFAELLQQPSPNDIQGISILPGLLGEQNDEQHESLYWEFHSRNPSQAVVMGDWKAIRHFNKVKDGNGLIPGKTFLYHLVNDPQETVNLADIHPQLTARAETIMAQRQSAPHAPWNF; this is encoded by the coding sequence ATGATGAAACTAAGTCGGATTAACTTGAGTATTACTTTGCTGCTTGGATTAGTTACTGTCGGTTGTGTACAGACAAAACAAAAAGAGCAGCATAGTCAGGTAAAAGAGCAAGGTAGACAGCCCAATGTCATTTACTTTCTGGCAGACGACTTGGGCCTAGGAGATTTAGGTAGCTACGGTCAACAACACATTCATACGCCAAATATTGATCGTCTTGCCAGTGAAGGGATGCAGTTTACCAGACACTACTCAGGCAGTGCTGTTTGTGCTCCTTCCAGAGCCAGTCTTATGACCGGCAAGGATATGGGACACACCAAGGTACGGGGTAATTATCAGCAAAAAAATGTGCCCGATACAGCGGAATATCAGGGACAATATCCCCTGCCCCAAGGTGCGATGACCTTAGCCCATCTGTTCCAACAAGCGGGTTATCGCACTGGTGCTTTTGGTAAATGGGGATTAGGTTCATTGCAAAGCAGCGGCGCTCCCGCCGCAATGGGATTTGATCAGTTTTATGGCTATCTAGATCAACGTCAGGCCCATAACTACTTTCCCCGTTTTCTATGGCAAAACCACCAGCAAGATTGGCTCAATAACCCAATGATTAATGTTCATCCTAAGGCTGGTAAAGACTCTAATGACCATAAAGAGTATATGGGTAAAAATTACGCTCCCTACAACATCGTCGCTAAAGCCAAGGCATTTATCCGCCAAAATCAGAGTGAACCATTTTTCCTTTACGTCCCCTTTGTTGTGCCCCACGCCGCGATTCAAATACCTGATGCTGAACTTGAGGCTTATGCATTTAATGAAACGCCCCATGTGATAAATAATGCCCGAGCTTATACACCACACCCGAAACCTCGAGCTGCAAGAGCCGCGATGATCTCCCGCATGGATCGTGATGTCGGTGACATGATGGCGCTATTGAAGGAGTTAGGACTGGACGATAACACTCTAGTATTTTTCTCCAGTGATAATGGTGCCACGACTGCCGGTGGCTCAGATATCGACTTCTTTAGTAGCACCGCAGGTTTACGAGGGGAAAAGGGAACACTTTATGAAGGTGGGATTAGAGCGCCATTAATCGCTCGCTGGCCTAATAAAATTAAACCTGGCAGTGAAAATAATCAGTTGTCCGCTTTTTGGGATATGTTACCAACATTTGCCGAATTATTGCAGCAACCCTCGCCTAACGATATTCAAGGGATATCTATCTTACCGGGGTTATTGGGTGAGCAAAATGATGAGCAACACGAAAGTCTCTATTGGGAGTTCCACAGTCGTAACCCTTCACAGGCTGTTGTGATGGGGGATTGGAAAGCGATTCGCCACTTCAACAAGGTGAAAGATGGTAATGGATTGATCCCCGGTAAAACCTTCCTCTATCATCTGGTCAATGATCCACAAGAGACGGTGAACCTCGCAGATATACACCCTCAATTAACAGCACGAGCAGAAACCATTATGGCTCAGAGACAGAGTGCCCCCCACGCTCCCTGGAATTTTTAG
- a CDS encoding sulfatase family protein, with amino-acid sequence MNLARHLLLTLATGLLLGGCNDAPKVTKISAPATDMDAQTVVESKPLKPNLVIIYADDLGYGDISSYGATGVNTPNIDALAAKGLKLTDSHASAATCTPSRYSLLTGEHGFRSNAAILPGDAPLLINPDQATLPKLLKKAGYASAVIGKWHLGLGYGEVDWNQAVKPGPLEIGFDYSFLLPATGDRVPTVFLENHHVVNLDSADPLSVSYKENIGNLPTGLSHPEMLRVKADPQHSNTIVNGVSRIGSMDGGESAYWVDEDFPDVFTAKAVDFIRQHKDQPFFLFHSMHDIHVPRLPHKRFQGKSGMGPRGDAIIQLDWMTGQIVKELEALGIADNTILIFTSDNGPVLDDGYHDMAVEMLGEHKPSGPFRGGKYSAYEAGTRVPAIVYWPGHVQPKESAALTSQIDIYASMAELLGLELAEGEAIDSLPQVDAWLGNTDTGREFLVKESVGTVSLRQGGWKYIRPFLGEDLPAWLKNKDIEVGLQKSEQLYNLTNDAAEQNNLAADNLDKVNQMKLKLEHIIASGYR; translated from the coding sequence ATGAACCTCGCACGACATTTGTTGTTAACTCTGGCAACTGGATTACTCCTTGGTGGGTGTAACGATGCCCCTAAGGTTACCAAGATCAGTGCACCAGCAACCGATATGGATGCCCAGACTGTAGTGGAATCCAAGCCGCTAAAGCCTAATCTGGTGATCATTTACGCCGACGATTTAGGTTATGGCGATATCAGCAGTTACGGCGCTACCGGAGTTAATACTCCTAATATTGATGCGCTTGCAGCCAAGGGGCTTAAGTTGACTGATTCCCACGCATCAGCAGCTACTTGCACACCCTCACGTTACTCTTTGCTAACAGGTGAGCATGGTTTTCGCTCTAACGCTGCGATTTTACCGGGAGATGCGCCGTTACTGATCAATCCAGATCAAGCGACACTGCCCAAGTTACTGAAAAAGGCCGGCTATGCGTCAGCGGTTATCGGTAAATGGCATCTGGGGTTGGGGTATGGGGAGGTTGATTGGAATCAGGCAGTGAAGCCTGGACCCTTGGAGATCGGTTTTGATTACAGCTTTTTGCTGCCAGCCACAGGTGACAGAGTGCCAACGGTATTTCTGGAAAATCATCATGTTGTTAACCTAGATAGCGCAGATCCGTTATCGGTGAGCTACAAAGAAAACATCGGCAACTTGCCGACAGGCTTGTCGCACCCAGAGATGTTACGGGTAAAAGCGGATCCCCAGCATAGCAATACTATAGTTAACGGTGTCAGCCGTATCGGGAGTATGGACGGTGGTGAGTCTGCATACTGGGTGGATGAAGATTTTCCCGATGTGTTCACCGCCAAGGCGGTCGATTTTATTCGTCAGCATAAGGATCAACCCTTCTTCCTATTCCATTCGATGCATGATATCCATGTGCCTCGTCTACCTCATAAACGGTTTCAGGGTAAAAGCGGTATGGGACCCAGAGGTGACGCCATTATTCAGCTAGATTGGATGACGGGGCAGATAGTGAAGGAGCTAGAAGCATTGGGCATTGCCGATAATACCATCCTTATTTTCACCAGTGATAATGGCCCCGTGTTGGATGACGGTTATCATGATATGGCGGTTGAAATGCTAGGCGAACACAAGCCTTCCGGTCCATTTAGAGGTGGTAAATATAGTGCGTATGAGGCTGGTACCCGAGTGCCCGCAATTGTCTATTGGCCCGGTCATGTGCAGCCGAAAGAGAGTGCAGCATTAACGTCCCAAATTGATATCTACGCTTCAATGGCTGAGTTGCTGGGTTTAGAGCTGGCAGAAGGTGAGGCGATAGACAGTTTGCCACAAGTGGATGCTTGGTTGGGTAATACAGATACTGGTAGAGAGTTCTTGGTGAAAGAATCTGTTGGTACTGTGTCTTTACGTCAGGGAGGTTGGAAGTATATCCGTCCATTTTTAGGTGAAGATCTGCCTGCTTGGTTAAAGAACAAAGATATTGAAGTTGGCCTGCAAAAATCCGAGCAGTTGTATAATCTCACCAATGATGCCGCTGAGCAGAACAACTTGGCGGCTGATAACCTTGATAAGGTCAACCAGATGAAGCTGAAACTTGAGCACATCATCGCCAGTGGCTATCGCTAA
- a CDS encoding sulfatase: MKLFILAFVITGLGTMTACASSEDRISLDHNSEHVQPNVIIIYADDLGIMDTGIYGARQYDTPNINALASSGVSFTQAYANAANCAPSRASLITGLTPAEHGILTVGSSARGESKYRKLIPVPNITELDSSLTTVADQFKQQGYSTAVIGKWHLGKVPPAEYGFDYANASSHLGHPPSYFYPYSKRKRELIGLKGEGRNNEFLSDRITREATQYIARQQKPFFLYLPFYAVHTPIEAPDAWQRIHKKREQDGEIKSAAYAAMVSNLDDNVGKIIHQLEQLGLRDNTLVIFASDNGGYDPATSSLPYRGYKSSLFEGGIRVPLVLTWPAVLPADSQNATPVQMSDLFAGFAQLLSSASTLTKHDTVNASVTNDIISLAGQSKEILNRSLFWHAPVYIDQFGPYRGNPDYPYWKHTPGAAIRMGDYKLIQSDETGKQLLFDVVNDSSEQDNLADHQPELTAKMLEALLTWQDSVNAPRATETNPEYQAKDAIKLKSIY; the protein is encoded by the coding sequence TTGAAACTATTTATTTTAGCATTCGTTATAACAGGTTTAGGAACGATGACAGCCTGTGCAAGTAGTGAGGATAGGATAAGCCTGGATCACAACAGTGAGCATGTACAACCGAACGTCATTATTATCTATGCTGATGATCTCGGTATCATGGACACTGGGATTTATGGTGCCCGGCAATATGATACGCCAAATATTAACGCGTTAGCCAGCTCAGGTGTTAGCTTCACCCAGGCTTATGCCAATGCAGCGAATTGCGCCCCAAGCCGTGCCAGTTTGATAACTGGGTTAACACCCGCTGAGCACGGTATTTTAACCGTAGGCAGCTCCGCCAGAGGTGAGAGCAAATATCGTAAACTTATCCCTGTACCTAACATCACCGAACTGGACTCGAGTTTGACTACGGTGGCCGATCAATTTAAACAACAAGGATATAGTACTGCTGTGATAGGTAAGTGGCATCTGGGCAAGGTGCCACCTGCTGAATATGGTTTTGATTACGCCAATGCATCTTCTCACCTTGGTCACCCACCTAGTTATTTCTATCCCTACAGTAAACGCAAACGTGAGTTAATTGGCCTTAAGGGGGAGGGCAGAAACAATGAATTTCTCAGTGATCGCATCACCCGTGAAGCCACTCAATATATCGCTCGGCAGCAAAAGCCTTTTTTTCTTTACTTACCTTTTTATGCTGTACATACGCCGATAGAAGCGCCTGATGCTTGGCAACGGATCCACAAAAAGCGCGAGCAAGACGGAGAGATAAAGAGTGCAGCTTATGCTGCGATGGTGAGTAATTTGGATGATAACGTGGGTAAGATTATTCATCAGCTCGAACAGCTGGGGCTTAGAGACAATACCTTGGTTATCTTTGCTTCTGACAATGGTGGCTATGATCCCGCCACCTCTTCACTGCCTTATCGTGGATATAAAAGCTCGTTATTTGAAGGCGGGATCCGTGTGCCTTTAGTGCTCACTTGGCCCGCGGTTCTGCCTGCTGATAGTCAAAATGCGACACCGGTGCAGATGTCGGATCTCTTCGCCGGTTTTGCTCAACTCTTGTCTAGCGCTTCAACGTTAACCAAACACGACACAGTAAATGCCTCTGTTACCAACGATATCATCAGCTTAGCTGGTCAGAGTAAAGAGATATTGAACCGTAGTCTATTTTGGCATGCTCCGGTGTATATCGACCAATTCGGCCCATACCGTGGCAACCCTGACTATCCCTATTGGAAGCATACCCCAGGAGCTGCCATCCGCATGGGGGATTATAAGCTGATCCAAAGTGATGAAACCGGTAAGCAACTCCTGTTTGATGTCGTCAATGATAGTAGTGAACAAGACAACCTAGCTGATCATCAACCCGAGTTAACAGCCAAAATGCTCGAGGCATTACTGACATGGCAAGATTCGGTGAATGCGCCTAGGGCGACTGAAACTAACCCAGAGTACCAAGCTAAAGATGCCATTAAGCTCAAGTCTATCTACTAA